One Aerosakkonema funiforme FACHB-1375 genomic region harbors:
- a CDS encoding NfeD family protein: MNILLSLSIIRFLAPIAANIVLSLGLSPTLLWLVVGAALCSVELFIPTAFTSFAMGLSALMVALLSMAVRSPQWQVLIWLGLSTALIFVSRRFLPKRKVRSIQDASEAQTITEIPVGETGRVLYEGNSWRARCGDEQQAIAPNQKVYVVGRIGTTLIVLPENLLNS, translated from the coding sequence ATGAATATCTTGTTAAGTCTGTCAATAATTCGGTTTCTGGCTCCTATCGCTGCAAATATAGTATTATCACTTGGGCTCAGCCCCACTTTGCTATGGTTAGTGGTGGGGGCGGCGCTTTGCTCGGTGGAATTATTTATCCCTACGGCTTTTACGTCTTTTGCGATGGGACTGAGCGCCCTGATGGTAGCTCTGCTTTCGATGGCTGTGCGATCGCCTCAATGGCAGGTACTCATTTGGTTAGGACTTTCCACGGCTTTGATTTTTGTCTCGCGTCGTTTCCTGCCTAAGCGTAAAGTACGCTCTATTCAGGATGCGAGCGAGGCGCAGACAATTACGGAAATTCCAGTGGGAGAGACGGGGCGGGTGCTATACGAAGGTAATTCTTGGCGAGCGCGTTGTGGGGATGAACAACAGGCGATCGCTCCTAACCAAAAAGTTTATGTTGTAGGACGAATAGGCACAACCCTGATTGTTTTGCCAGAAAACCTTTTGAATTCATAG